The nucleotide window TAAACCTGAATCCAATATAATGCCAATTTGAAATCATAAAGTGCAGGCGTAATGTAAGCAGGTGTAATGTAAATTGAGGGCGGTTTTTGGCCGCCCTCACGTCAATTTATAAACCAGCGCGGAAATTTTTACCGTTTCCTTCCCGCTGCGAACGCCGCGAGAGCCGTCAGGAACATGAAGGGGCCGAAAGCGCCCGCGCTGCATCCCCCGCCGCTGGACTTTTGCTCTGACGCCGCCACGGTGAACGCCTTGACGTTCACGTCGAAGTTCCGGGGCGAGTATTCGTCCCAGGCGTCGGTCATCACGAGCTGGTAGGTGTCCAGCCACTCGGGGCCGTTCCCCACGTCGGAGTAAAGATAGCTGTGGCCGGGGGAGACGGCGGCGTCGTCGCTGTATCCGGGGATCATCGCCTCCGCCGGCAGGTACGCCTCCGACCCGTCCCGCGTCGCGATCTTCACCGCCACGGCGAAGCGCTCGCCCTTTTTCACCCGCACGGGCTCCTTCAGCCTCACGGCCCGGTAGCCCATCTCATAAGCCGCGCCGATCTGAGGGGCGGCAAGGGCCGGTTTGCCCGCGCCGGGCCCCTCGCCCGAGGGGATGTCCCTGTAGATTTGTATCTCGTAGGTCATGTCCTCGTTGGCGGTGACGAAGCCCGCCGCCACAACCTCCTCGTCCCGGACGGCCTCGAAAACCGCCGCCTCCAGATGTTCGCTGAGGTTGTTTCCCTCGATGTTCAGACAGTGCCCCAGGGCGTCGTGAAAATAGATGCCGTCCCAGCTCTCCAGGGGCTCCAGGGTGATGGAATACGGGCCGGGGACGTCGTCGCAAAACGTCGTGTCCTCATAGGAGATGTAAAAGTACCCGTTGTCGCCCACGGGCTCGCCATCGAACTCCGTCCCCCAGCTGTTCTGAATTTTCCACGCCCCATCCTCGGCGGGAACCACGTCCCCGGACCTGAAGTTCTCCCTGGAATACCCGTCGTCCCACCCGACGAGGAGCACCTCGTGATTGGAGTGGCCCTCCGTCGAATAAAAATGAGCGCCCCCGAGATACCCGTCAATGTCAAAGTTCGCGGACAAAGCGCCGAAATTTTCGTCCATAAGGGCCTTTTTGGCGTCCTCCACGCTGACGTGGCACAGGAAGGACCCGAGCCTGAACCGCGCGGGAGCGTAGGGCGCGGGGGGAAGGTACGTCGCCCATCCGAGGTCTCCCTCTCCCATGTCGGGGTAGGGCGCGTCCGCCTCCAGAACCGGCCCGGTCCCGCGCGACAGCATAGCGGCCACCTTGTCGGGCAATCCCCCGGTGTCGAAAATCGGGTTGTGAAGCTCTTCGTCGTTTCTCAAAAGGACGTTCCTGAAATATCCGGGCAGCCCGTTTCTTTCGTCGAAGCTGTACGTGAAGTACGCCAGGTGCAGCTCCGAAAGGGGCACGTAGGCGCCCTTGTTGATGAGGTTGGACTCCATCACCTCGATGGCCGCGAAGGCCCAGCAGGTGCCCCAGCCTTTTTGATTGGCCACGGGAGGCGTGCGCCCCAGCGCCGAGAGGTCGAAGGACGCGGGCAGTTCTATGTCCACGTCCGCCCCGGTCGCGCGGAGCGTCATTTTATTGTCCTTCCGGGCGGCGCGGGCCTTTTTCACATAGGACCAATCGATGGGGGAAGGCGGGTAAT belongs to Synergistaceae bacterium and includes:
- a CDS encoding lectin like domain-containing protein; its protein translation is MRKMIRKLLYALAVLALAASGASHAEAAAGLRPVPLNPDFVRYREGTLKTDYPPSPIDWSYVKKARAARKDNKMTLRATGADVDIELPASFDLSALGRTPPVANQKGWGTCWAFAAIEVMESNLINKGAYVPLSELHLAYFTYSFDERNGLPGYFRNVLLRNDEELHNPIFDTGGLPDKVAAMLSRGTGPVLEADAPYPDMGEGDLGWATYLPPAPYAPARFRLGSFLCHVSVEDAKKALMDENFGALSANFDIDGYLGGAHFYSTEGHSNHEVLLVGWDDGYSRENFRSGDVVPAEDGAWKIQNSWGTEFDGEPVGDNGYFYISYEDTTFCDDVPGPYSITLEPLESWDGIYFHDALGHCLNIEGNNLSEHLEAAVFEAVRDEEVVAAGFVTANEDMTYEIQIYRDIPSGEGPGAGKPALAAPQIGAAYEMGYRAVRLKEPVRVKKGERFAVAVKIATRDGSEAYLPAEAMIPGYSDDAAVSPGHSYLYSDVGNGPEWLDTYQLVMTDAWDEYSPRNFDVNVKAFTVAASEQKSSGGGCSAGAFGPFMFLTALAAFAAGRKR